The following is a genomic window from Blattabacterium cuenoti.
TTTGTAATCTATCACTAACATTTTTTCTTATTTCTTCAAGTTTTTCTTCAGTTATTTTAACTAATTTTTCTTGAGTTTTCTGAAACAGAATCAACTTTTCTGATTGATTACTGATATAAAAATTAATTTTTTTATCTATAAAATGTTGAAAATCTTTTATTGTTTGTGTTGTTTCATTTTTTACATCTTTTAAAGAATTAAAAAATGCAATTTTATCATATTGATAATTTGTTTGATTTTGAATGTTTTTTAATTCATATTTTTTAATATAATTCATAAAAATAATCAACATAATAAAAATGAATATGAAAAAATATACAAACAACCACCAATTAAACATGATTAAATATTTTGAAATAAAAAATAATAAATGGATTAAATGATATAGTATTATAGCGGGAATAGGACTCGAACCTATGACCTTCGGGTTATGAGCCCGACGAGCTACCAACTGCTCCATCCCGCGATTATTCAATATAATATTTTTTTTTTATAAAAAAAAACAAGATCCATACTATCTATCCATTCATCGAAATTAAAAATTCATCATTATTTTTAGTTTTTAACATACGTAATCTCAAAAATTCCATAGCTTCTATCGGATTCATATCAGAAAGATGTTTTCTTAAAATCCACATTCTTTGCAAAGTTTTTGTATCTAATAATAAATCATCCTTTCTAGTACTAGATGAAACTAAATCAATAGCAGGATAAATACGTTTATTAGCGATTTTTCTATCTAATTGAAGTTCTTTATTTCCTGTTCCTTTAAATTCTTCAAAAATAACTTCATCCATTTTTGATCCAGTATCAATCATTGCAGTAGCTATAATTGATAAAGATCCACCATTTTCTATATTTCTAGCAGCACCAAAAAATCTTTTTGGTCGATGTAATGCATTTGCATCTACACCTCCAGATAATACTTTTCCAGATGCAGGAGCTACTGTATTATACGCACGTGCCAATCGTGTAATTGAATCCAATAAAATAACTACATCATGGGAACATTCTACCATTCTTTTAGCTTTTTGTAATACTATATTAGCAACTTTAACATGTCTTTCTGCTGGTTCATCAAAAGTAGAAGCGATAACTTCACCTTTAACATTTCTTTGCATATCTGTAACTTCTTCAGGCCTTTCATCAATTAACAAGATAATTAGATAAACTTCTGGATGATTTGCTGCAATAGCATTAGCAACTTCTTTTAATAAAGTAGTTTTACCTGTTTTTGGAGGAGCTACAATCATTCCCCTTTGCCCCTTACCAATTGGAGTAAATAAATCTACTATTCGTGTAGAAATAGTAGCATTTTTATCTGCTAATTTAAATTTTTCATTTGGAAATAGTGGAGTTAAATGTTCAAAAGAATCTCTTTCTCTAACAATAGTTAGTGGTCTACCATTAATTTCAACAATTTTAATCAAAGGAAAATATTTTTCTCCTTCTTTTGGAGGTCTAACTTCGCCTTTTATAGTATCTCCAGTTTTCATTCCAAATAATCTAATTTGTGACTGAGATACATAAATATCATCAGGAGATGACAAATAATTAAAATCTGAAGATCTTAAAAATCCATAATTTTCAGGCATAATTTCTAATACTCCTTCACTCATAATAATACCTTCAAATTCATAGTCAGGAGTTATATATTTATTAGTATGATTAGAATTTCTTGTAAAAAATCCTACATTATTATTTACAGATTTATTTTCTTTTACACCAGATTTATTTTCTAAATTTTTTTTCCAATTTGAAAAATTTTTATTTTTATACTTCATTTTATCTTCTTGATTAGAAGAACTTAATTTATTTTTCAAATTTAAGTTCTTGTTTTCATGTTCATGAAAATGTAAAAATGTTTTTCTATATTTATTTTTCTTTTTATTAACATCATTTGTTAATGAAGAATTTTCTATTTTTTTTAATTTTAAAGTTGATTTTGAAAAAGTTGAATTTTTATTAAAAATATCAATAATTTTTTCAAGGAGTTCGTTTTTTCGTAATTGTGTACATTTTTTTAATCCTGAAGAACGAGCAATCTCCTGTAATTCAAAAAGTTTTTTACTTTTTAATTCAGTAATATCAAACATAAAGTAATTGGATAAAATTTTATTAATGATTAAGTAAGATAAATACAATTATACAAAATTAATTTGAACTTAATTCCAATTAATATGTTATCTAGAATACAAAATTTTTATACATTTATAAAAAATTAATTTGAATTCCAACTAATATGTTCTGTAGAATACAAAATGTTTATACATTTATATCATCTTTACTAATTTTAATTTCTATATTACTAAATTTTTCTTTTAATATATTTTTTGATTTATTCTTGATTATATGTTTTATATTATCAGTTACTAGTATGTTATTTGACAAAAATAATAAGCTACAAATAATATTAAATATTTTAAATATTTTTTTTAACAGTTTAAATAGTATAATAATTTTGTTATTAACTTATTTGAATAAAAAATTAAATATTATTTTAATAAGTTATATACTGATTTTATTATTATTTTCTATATTATTTTTATTTCTTTCAAATAAATCAATCAAAAAAGATATAAAAATAATTAAATCATCAAATAGAATACGATAATCAATCATGATTCAAAATTCATTATTGAATAAAAAATTTAAAATTCTTAAAAAAGAATTTGATACAATTTCAAAATCAATTTCTATTCCAAAAATTATATATGATAAAATAAAATATAAAACATTATTAAAACAATATAATAAAATAGACAAATGGATAAAATATTATCATGAATATAATAAAAAATTATCTTATTTACATGAGTTAAATGATGTTTTAGAACATGATTCAGATCCAGAAATGATAAACATAGCATCTTCAGAAAAAAAAAATATATTAGAAGAAATAATGTCTATAAAAAACAAATTATTAAATAATAATTATTCATCACAAACATCACAAAATATAAATGATAATCATAGAAATGCTATAGTAGAATTACGTTCAGGAACTGGTGGAAATGAAGCATGTCTATTTGTTGAAGAAATATTAAGAATGTATATTATGTATTTTAAACAAATGCATTGGAAATATAAAATCATGCATGCTCAAAAAAGTGGATCCACAGGATATAAAGAAATTATATTAGAAGTAAGTGGCAGTAATAAGAAAGGTAGTGTTTATGGTAATCTAAAATTTGAATCTGGAGTACATAGAGTACAAAGAATTCCAAAAACTGAATCACAAGGTAGAATTCATACATCAGCAATTACTGTGGCAGTATTACCAGAAGTTCAAGAATTAGAAATGAAAATAAACATATCTGATATTAAAAAAGAAACATTTCGATCTAGTGGTGCTGGTGGCCAACATGTTAATAAAACCGAATCAGCAGTTAGACTAACTCATATTCCAAGTAAAATGACTGTTGAATGTCAAGAAGAAAGATCTCAACATAAAAATTTTGAAAAAGCTATGAATGTATTAAGAGCTAGATTATTCCAACAAGAACTGGATAAAAGATTTAAAGAAAGATCTTTTCAAAGAAAATGTTTAATCTCTACTGGAGATCGTTCTGTGAAAATAAGAACTTACAACTATCCAAAACAAAGAGTAACGGATCATAGAGTGAAAAAAACTATTTATGATCTTACAGGATTTATGAATGGAAATATTCAAAAAATGATAGATTTTTTAAAAAAAAAATAATACATCAATAACTTGATAACATAGTGTCTATAAAATTAATATTATAATCGCCTTTTACAAAAAAATTATTTTTCATCATTTGTATATGAAAAGGAATGGTGGTTCTAATCCCTTCTATTACAAATTCATCTAATGATCTACGCATTTTGTCAATAGTTTCTTTTCTACTATTTGCTGTAGTAATAATCTTTGCAATCATAGAATCATAATAATGTGGAACATTATATCCAGCATAAATATGAGTATCAATACGAACTCCTTTTCCACCTGGTAAATGCATTTGAGTAATTTTTCCTGGATATGGACGAAATTTTTGTTTAGGTTCTTCTGCATTAATTCTACACTCAATTGAATATTTTTTTGGATAAACATTTTGTATTGAAATTTTTTTACCACTTGCTATAAATATTTGTTCTTTAACAAGATCTAATCCAGTTATTTCTTCAGTAATAGCATGTTCTACTTGTATTCTGGTATTCATCTCCATAAAATAAAAATTAGTATTTTGATCTACTAAAAATTCAACAGTTCCTATTCCTTCATAATGAATAAATTTAGCTGCTTTAATAGCTTGTTCGCCCATGATTTTTCTTAAAGACGGAGTCAAAAAAGGTGACGGAGCTTCTTCTACTAATTTTTGATTTCTTCTCTGTATAGAACAATCTCGTTCTGATAAATGACATGTTTGTCCATATTTATCACTAATAATTTGTATCTCTATATGTCTTGGATTAAGAATTAATTTTTCTAAGTATAGATCTGGTTTACCAAAACATATTAAAGATTCTTTTTTAGCATTTTCCCAAGATGGTTTTAAATCATTTTTATTGAAAACAGATCTTATCCCTTTACCTCCTCCTCCAGACACCGATTTAATCACGACAGGATATCCTATTTTTTCTGCAATATTTGCTACTTTTTTATATGAATATTTTTCTTTTAAATTTTCAGATCCAGGAATACATAAAATCCCAGCTTTGTTCATAGTTTTTTTAGCTAAAATTTTATTTCCCATTTGAATAATATGATTTGGTAAAGGTCCTATAAATTTAATTCTATGTTTTTTACACATAGAAGAAAAGTAGGCATTTTCAGATAAAAACCCATATCCTGGATGAATTGCATCAGAATTAGTGATTTCTGCAGCTGAAATGATATTTGGAATATTAAGATATGATAAATATGGAGATGGTGGACCAATGCAAACAGCTTCATCTGCAAAATACACATGAAGACTATATTTATCTGCAGTAGAATATACTGCTACAGTTTTGATTCCCATTTCTTTCACTGTTCGTATAATTCTTAAAGCAATTTCTCCACGATTTGCAATTAATATTTTTTTAAACATAAAAAATATAATATCAAAAACAGATTAATTATTAATTTTAATAAGAAATAAAGGTTGATTATAATCAACTGGGGTTGAATCTTCAACAAAAATTTTTACAATTTTTCCTGAAACTTCAGATTCAATATCATTAAATAATTTCATTGCTTCTATGATACAAATTTTTGTTCCTATCTTAATATTATCACCTTTTTTCACAAAAGGATCTTGATTAGGATTTGATCTTCTATAAAAAGTTCCAATCATTGGAGATCTAATTGTAAAATATCCATTTTGTTCATTAAATTGTTCTTCTGAATCTGAAACAGAATAATATTGTTCTTTATTATTATTTTTCTCAACTAATTGAGAAATTTTATTTTTAATATAAATTGTAGTTTCTCCTATTTGTATTTTGATTTCATCAATTCTATATTGATAAACTACTTTAATCAAAGATTTAATTTGTTTTAAATCCATAGTAAACGAAACATATCATTCATCTTATTTTTTGATAAAAACTACTTTTCCTTTATAAATAAGTTCTTTTTTTTTCCAATATGCATGATGATATAAATATATTTGACCAGTTAAAGAACATTTTGACAATACAGGAATTTTTACTTTTAAATGAGTTCTTCTTTTATTTCTTCTTGATTTAGATTGTCTTCTTTTAGGATGTGCCATAAAAATTATAATAAACTACTAAGTTACTATAATAATAAAATTATTTTTATATTTATTAATATGAATTATTCGTTAACCAAACAAAGCAAAGATTATTCTAAATGGTATAATGATATTATTATTAAATCTGAATTAGCAGAATTTTCAGGAGTTCGTGGGTTTATGATTATTAAACCATATGGATTTTCTATATGGGAAAACATAAAAAAAGAATTAGATAAAATGTTGAAAGAATCTGGACATGAAAATATTTATTTTCCACTTTTAATTCCAAAAGATTCTTTATTTGTTGATAAAACAGAAAAAGAACACATTAATTATAAAGAATGTGCAGTTGTAACACATTATAGATTGAAAAAACAACAACATAAAAATAAATTTGAAATAGATGATCAATCTAGATTAAAAGAAAAATTAATTATTAGGCCTACTTCAGAAAGCATTATTTGGACAGCATATAAAAGGTGGATACAATCTTATAGAGACTTACCTATTCTTTTAAATCAATGGGGAAATGCTGTAAGATGGGAAATGAAAACACGATTATTTATTAGAACTTCAGAATTTTTATGGCAGGAAGGACATACAGCTCACGCTACAAAAGAAGAAGCTATTTATGAAGCAAAAAAAATATTAAATATATATACTAATTTTTCTGAAAATTTTTTAGCTATTCCAGTAATACAAGGAATAAAACCAAATATGGATAAATTTTCTGGATCAGAGATTACTTATTGTATTGAATCTATAATGCAAGATGGAAAAGCTTTGCAAATTGCTACTTCTCATTTTTTAGGACAAAATTTTTCAAAATCCTTTAATGTAAAGTTTACGAATGCTAATGGAAATAAAGAATACGTATGGGGAACTTCTTGGGGAATATCTACACGATTAATAGGAGGATTAGTAATGTTACATTCAGATGATCATGGCTTAATTTTACCTCCTAAAATATCACCAATACAAGTTATTATTATTCCGATTTTTAAAAATAAAACAGAATTGAATCAAATAACTACAATAGTTGATAAACTAAAAAATAATTTAGAAAAACAAGGAATTCGAGTAAAATATGATCAAAATCAATGTTTTACTCCAGGATGGAAATTTCACAAATATGAAATGAAAGGGATTCCAATAAGAATTAGTATAGGACCAAATGAAATTAATAATAAAATAATAGAAATTTTTAGAAGAGATACGTATGAAAAACATTATATTTCATTACATAAAATTACATATTGTATATCGAAACTTCTTGCAAACATTCAAAAAAATATATATCAAAAAGCTTTAAATAGAATCAATAAATTATCTTGTACATTAGATAATTATGATGAATTCAAAAAAAAACTACGTAATACAGGAGGATTTATATTGGCTCATTGGGATGGGACAATCAATACAGTAAAACAAATTCAACAAGAAACAGAAGCAACAATTCGTTGTATTCCCTTGAATAATAACTTAAATAATATGGGTAAATGCATTTATTCTGGAAATCCATCTTATCAAAGAGTAATTTTTGCAAAATCTTACTAATTATTAATTGTCCTCAATTTTCCTTTAAACTCTTTTAAAGAAAAATAATTTTTATTTTGTAACAATTCTATTAATTCAAATAATAATCTATGAAATACAGAAATTCCTTCAATCAAAAATTGAGTTCCGATTTGAACAGCAGATGCTCCACATAATATATGCTCAAAAATATCTGTTCCATATTTTATTCCACCACATCCTATAACTGAAATATCTTTTCTAAGATAATTATAAAATTGTCGTACATTAGATAATGCAAAAGGTTTTATTCCTAAGCCACCTATTCCCCCAAATCCTTTATTTGGTTTAATTACTATAGTTTCTTTTTCTACATTAATAAATAAACCATTTGGTA
Proteins encoded in this region:
- the rho gene encoding transcription termination factor Rho, translating into MFDITELKSKKLFELQEIARSSGLKKCTQLRKNELLEKIIDIFNKNSTFSKSTLKLKKIENSSLTNDVNKKKNKYRKTFLHFHEHENKNLNLKNKLSSSNQEDKMKYKNKNFSNWKKNLENKSGVKENKSVNNNVGFFTRNSNHTNKYITPDYEFEGIIMSEGVLEIMPENYGFLRSSDFNYLSSPDDIYVSQSQIRLFGMKTGDTIKGEVRPPKEGEKYFPLIKIVEINGRPLTIVRERDSFEHLTPLFPNEKFKLADKNATISTRIVDLFTPIGKGQRGMIVAPPKTGKTTLLKEVANAIAANHPEVYLIILLIDERPEEVTDMQRNVKGEVIASTFDEPAERHVKVANIVLQKAKRMVECSHDVVILLDSITRLARAYNTVAPASGKVLSGGVDANALHRPKRFFGAARNIENGGSLSIIATAMIDTGSKMDEVIFEEFKGTGNKELQLDRKIANKRIYPAIDLVSSSTRKDDLLLDTKTLQRMWILRKHLSDMNPIEAMEFLRLRMLKTKNNDEFLISMNG
- a CDS encoding DUF4293 family protein, with product MLFDKNNKLQIILNILNIFFNSLNSIIILLLTYLNKKLNIILISYILILLLFSILFLFLSNKSIKKDIKIIKSSNRIR
- the prfA gene encoding peptide chain release factor 1, with product MIQNSLLNKKFKILKKEFDTISKSISIPKIIYDKIKYKTLLKQYNKIDKWIKYYHEYNKKLSYLHELNDVLEHDSDPEMINIASSEKKNILEEIMSIKNKLLNNNYSSQTSQNINDNHRNAIVELRSGTGGNEACLFVEEILRMYIMYFKQMHWKYKIMHAQKSGSTGYKEIILEVSGSNKKGSVYGNLKFESGVHRVQRIPKTESQGRIHTSAITVAVLPEVQELEMKINISDIKKETFRSSGAGGQHVNKTESAVRLTHIPSKMTVECQEERSQHKNFEKAMNVLRARLFQQELDKRFKERSFQRKCLISTGDRSVKIRTYNYPKQRVTDHRVKKTIYDLTGFMNGNIQKMIDFLKKK
- the accC gene encoding acetyl-CoA carboxylase biotin carboxylase subunit, giving the protein MFKKILIANRGEIALRIIRTVKEMGIKTVAVYSTADKYSLHVYFADEAVCIGPPSPYLSYLNIPNIISAAEITNSDAIHPGYGFLSENAYFSSMCKKHRIKFIGPLPNHIIQMGNKILAKKTMNKAGILCIPGSENLKEKYSYKKVANIAEKIGYPVVIKSVSGGGGKGIRSVFNKNDLKPSWENAKKESLICFGKPDLYLEKLILNPRHIEIQIISDKYGQTCHLSERDCSIQRRNQKLVEEAPSPFLTPSLRKIMGEQAIKAAKFIHYEGIGTVEFLVDQNTNFYFMEMNTRIQVEHAITEEITGLDLVKEQIFIASGKKISIQNVYPKKYSIECRINAEEPKQKFRPYPGKITQMHLPGGKGVRIDTHIYAGYNVPHYYDSMIAKIITTANSRKETIDKMRRSLDEFVIEGIRTTIPFHIQMMKNNFFVKGDYNINFIDTMLSSY
- the accB gene encoding acetyl-CoA carboxylase biotin carboxyl carrier protein, with amino-acid sequence MDLKQIKSLIKVVYQYRIDEIKIQIGETTIYIKNKISQLVEKNNNKEQYYSVSDSEEQFNEQNGYFTIRSPMIGTFYRRSNPNQDPFVKKGDNIKIGTKICIIEAMKLFNDIESEVSGKIVKIFVEDSTPVDYNQPLFLIKINN
- the rpmF gene encoding 50S ribosomal protein L32; the protein is MAHPKRRQSKSRRNKRRTHLKVKIPVLSKCSLTGQIYLYHHAYWKKKELIYKGKVVFIKK
- the proS gene encoding proline--tRNA ligase — translated: MNYSLTKQSKDYSKWYNDIIIKSELAEFSGVRGFMIIKPYGFSIWENIKKELDKMLKESGHENIYFPLLIPKDSLFVDKTEKEHINYKECAVVTHYRLKKQQHKNKFEIDDQSRLKEKLIIRPTSESIIWTAYKRWIQSYRDLPILLNQWGNAVRWEMKTRLFIRTSEFLWQEGHTAHATKEEAIYEAKKILNIYTNFSENFLAIPVIQGIKPNMDKFSGSEITYCIESIMQDGKALQIATSHFLGQNFSKSFNVKFTNANGNKEYVWGTSWGISTRLIGGLVMLHSDDHGLILPPKISPIQVIIIPIFKNKTELNQITTIVDKLKNNLEKQGIRVKYDQNQCFTPGWKFHKYEMKGIPIRISIGPNEINNKIIEIFRRDTYEKHYISLHKITYCISKLLANIQKNIYQKALNRINKLSCTLDNYDEFKKKLRNTGGFILAHWDGTINTVKQIQQETEATIRCIPLNNNLNNMGKCIYSGNPSYQRVIFAKSY